One Thermodesulfobium sp. 4217-1 genomic window, ATCCAGAGCTTTTTGAAGAGCTACAAAAATACATACCAGAACTATCAAAAAAAACAGACGTGTTGAAAATTTACAGCGCTGGTTGTTCTGTGGGGGCAGAGGCATACACCGTTGCAATAATACTTAATGAATATTTTAAAGGCATAAAGTATCATATATGGGGGCTTGATATTGACGATGAAGCTCTTGAAAAAGCTAAGATAGGAATCTATACGAAAGATTTTTTTAAAAGCGCAAAAGCGCAACTGCTTGAAAAGTATTTCAAGAAATTTCCAGATGAAAAATATCAGGTTAACGACGATATTAAGCAGAATACAACATTTGTGAGGGGAGACTTGATTCTGGGTGAACCTCCAAGATTGGATTTTGATATTGTACTTTGCAGAAATGTGGTAATATATTTTGATGAAGAGGCAAAAGAGAAGGTTTATGCAAATATTAGCAAGAGTCTTAAATTAGGGGGAATTCTTTTTGTGGGAGCCACCGAGCGAGTTTTTAATGCAAGAAGATTTTCCTTGGAATATGTCTCGTCATTTATATATAAAAAGGTCTGAGGAGGTTCCATGGGATACGAAAAGCTTGAAGCTGACCACTTAGATGCTTTAAAAGAATTAGGCAACATTGGTGCCGGCAATGCTGTTACTGCCCTGTCTTCTTTCTTGAATACCGAGATAAATATGGAGGTAGTGGAGGCGAAGCTTGCCACCTTTAATGAGGCTGCTAATATCTTTGGCAGTCCAGAAAAGGAAGTGGCAGCTGTGTATTTAGCAATTTCTGGCAATCTAAAGGGCCACGTTTTATATCTTTGGCCAGT contains:
- a CDS encoding protein-glutamate O-methyltransferase CheR, whose product is MDDQKEYKEFTEEIFRLTSIPLHLYRENQVRRRVTLWMSFLGIKTFGEYLGYLKSNPKALEEFKKKFTINVSEFFRNPELFEELQKYIPELSKKTDVLKIYSAGCSVGAEAYTVAIILNEYFKGIKYHIWGLDIDDEALEKAKIGIYTKDFFKSAKAQLLEKYFKKFPDEKYQVNDDIKQNTTFVRGDLILGEPPRLDFDIVLCRNVVIYFDEEAKEKVYANISKSLKLGGILFVGATERVFNARRFSLEYVSSFIYKKV